A stretch of the Teredinibacter haidensis genome encodes the following:
- a CDS encoding porin → MNVFLSQFLLTISVLASVASLAQAAETHLYGKVEIELTHADNGVMRQVDKGTNVHSVFSRLGMKGSHPLTDSAKLVYTLEAEVKGFDDENQNQPLTARNTFMGVSSKTFGTLVFGRNDTRFKKTEGSADLFKEREGNLKQIFSGQDRIGDTATYIAPLNRGVKLTATWVFGDDASSQNGDDGYSISATYGDSKLKKRPYYIAAALNHKVKGVDAFRAVGQIDIGAIQLGGLYQKSEKNSEDLSGNGYMVNLALPIGENIAKLQYSYDNSKIQHGEKAKMASIGVDHNFSKAATAYAMATQLELKTEISTALSLGLRYCF, encoded by the coding sequence ATGAATGTTTTTCTTTCACAATTCTTGCTCACGATTAGCGTATTAGCATCAGTCGCCAGCCTAGCTCAAGCTGCAGAAACCCACCTCTATGGAAAGGTAGAAATAGAGCTAACTCATGCTGACAACGGCGTTATGAGGCAGGTTGATAAAGGCACCAATGTGCATTCGGTATTCAGCCGACTAGGGATGAAAGGGAGCCACCCGTTAACTGATAGTGCCAAACTGGTGTACACCCTTGAGGCGGAGGTTAAGGGATTTGATGACGAAAATCAGAATCAACCACTGACAGCTCGCAATACTTTTATGGGGGTTAGCTCTAAGACCTTCGGCACTTTGGTCTTCGGACGTAATGACACACGCTTTAAGAAAACCGAAGGTAGCGCGGATCTGTTTAAAGAGCGTGAAGGAAACCTAAAGCAGATTTTTTCCGGTCAAGATCGTATAGGTGATACCGCTACCTATATAGCACCGCTCAATCGAGGAGTAAAACTTACCGCTACCTGGGTATTTGGTGATGATGCCTCAAGCCAAAACGGGGACGATGGCTACAGCATTTCAGCCACTTATGGTGATAGCAAACTTAAGAAAAGACCTTATTACATCGCAGCGGCCCTCAATCACAAAGTTAAAGGGGTTGATGCCTTTCGAGCTGTGGGGCAGATCGATATTGGAGCGATACAACTGGGCGGTCTCTACCAAAAATCAGAAAAAAATAGCGAAGACCTCTCCGGTAACGGGTACATGGTGAACCTAGCTTTACCCATAGGCGAAAACATTGCCAAGCTACAGTACAGCTACGATAACTCCAAAATTCAACATGGGGAAAAAGCCAAAATGGCGAGCATAGGGGTTGATCATAACTTTTCCAAGGCAGCCACCGCGTACGCAATGGCAACCCAACTCGAATTGAAAACCGAAATCAGTACTGCTTTATCTCTGGGCCTTCGCTATTGTTTTTAA
- the modA gene encoding molybdate ABC transporter substrate-binding protein produces the protein MNIKRRVWSLIGLIFISITSNAHQLIAGVAGGFKPAMEPLVQAFEKETGHHVLTAYASVGVLYAEIKQGAPFDLFISADIAAPESLERQKIGVSGTRISYAASQLVLWSANRDRINGSLSVLQSNSFTHLALPNPKVGVHGKAAIEVLDKLGLTQQLRPKFVEGKNVLQTFQFIESGAAELGFISLSLIYREGKAIPGSYRIIPASLHPPLEQQAVRLRDSKAPKVAQSFLDFMLSPAAQAIIRHYGYLPVNLSKQFSP, from the coding sequence ATGAATATTAAGCGACGAGTATGGAGCCTAATCGGGCTTATTTTTATCAGTATTACCAGTAATGCTCATCAACTTATTGCAGGAGTTGCCGGTGGTTTTAAGCCCGCAATGGAGCCTCTCGTTCAGGCGTTCGAAAAAGAGACCGGTCACCACGTTCTTACCGCCTATGCCTCAGTAGGGGTGCTATATGCTGAAATAAAGCAGGGCGCGCCATTCGACCTTTTTATCAGTGCTGATATTGCTGCACCTGAGAGTCTGGAACGACAAAAAATAGGGGTTAGCGGCACTCGAATTAGTTACGCCGCCAGCCAGTTAGTACTTTGGTCCGCCAACCGAGATCGGATTAATGGCAGCCTTTCGGTTCTACAAAGCAACTCTTTTACTCACCTAGCATTGCCCAACCCGAAAGTTGGGGTTCACGGTAAAGCGGCCATTGAAGTTTTAGACAAACTTGGATTGACTCAGCAGCTACGCCCGAAATTTGTTGAGGGAAAAAACGTGCTACAGACCTTTCAGTTCATTGAGAGTGGCGCAGCTGAGCTTGGCTTTATCAGCCTTTCTTTGATTTACCGAGAAGGGAAGGCCATACCCGGCTCTTACCGAATTATTCCCGCATCACTGCATCCCCCGTTGGAGCAGCAAGCGGTTCGACTACGCGACTCTAAAGCACCTAAGGTAGCGCAATCGTTTTTAGATTTTATGTTAAGCCCAGCTGCGCAAGCTATTATCAGGCACTACGGCTATCTACCGGTTAACTTGAGCAAGCAGTTCTCCCCATAA
- a CDS encoding transposase — protein MNYRYGSHTVFKIQCNQIKQELAEVARSHPLCQRLLTLPGIGVINATAMYSAIGNASQFAHPREIPVWLGVTPKQFLSGEKSVNGGITS, from the coding sequence ATGAATTATCGATATGGCAGCCATACAGTCTTTAAAATTCAATGCAACCAAATCAAACAGGAACTCGCTGAAGTCGCTCGATCACACCCGCTATGCCAACGACTTTTAACATTGCCGGGGATCGGAGTCATCAATGCAACCGCAATGTACTCAGCCATTGGAAACGCCAGTCAATTTGCCCATCCTCGTGAGATTCCTGTTTGGTTGGGCGTTACGCCAAAACAATTTTTAAGCGGCGAAAAATCCGTTAACGGGGGTATCACGAGTTGA
- a CDS encoding substrate-binding domain-containing protein, translating into MVPTSLYRKLNQDAVLLKHGQKPPAAKPLLTFLQSALAKQTIHSFGYHI; encoded by the coding sequence TTGGTTCCTACCTCACTGTACCGCAAGCTCAACCAGGATGCCGTATTACTGAAACACGGGCAAAAACCCCCTGCGGCTAAACCATTATTAACCTTTTTACAAAGTGCGCTAGCAAAACAGACTATCCACTCATTTGGATACCATATTTAA
- the tnpA gene encoding IS200/IS605 family transposase yields the protein MNYRYGSHTVFKIQYHFVFVTKYRYRVLTGDVGLKARELIRQTWQAFEIEILKGVVSKDHIHLLVSAPPNMAPSEIMRRVKGRSSSKLFESFPDLKKRYWGRHFWARGYFCVTSGELTEEMIKSYLEHHFEPKVEDNFRVEE from the coding sequence ATGAATTATCGATATGGCAGCCATACAGTCTTTAAAATTCAATATCACTTTGTGTTTGTCACTAAATACCGCTATCGGGTTTTGACGGGGGATGTTGGGTTGAAGGCCCGAGAGCTGATTCGACAAACGTGGCAAGCTTTTGAGATTGAGATATTGAAAGGAGTGGTTAGCAAAGATCACATACATCTGCTTGTTTCAGCTCCGCCCAATATGGCCCCGAGCGAAATCATGCGTAGGGTCAAAGGCCGCTCATCGTCAAAGCTATTTGAGAGTTTCCCTGATCTTAAGAAAAGATATTGGGGTCGTCATTTTTGGGCAAGAGGATACTTTTGTGTTACTTCTGGGGAGTTAACTGAAGAGATGATTAAAAGTTATTTAGAACACCACTTCGAACCGAAAGTTGAAGACAATTTTCGGGTGGAGGAATAG
- a CDS encoding DUF1566 domain-containing protein, whose translation MKSQTIKPKLLSLTLMFSIILASFSSYAALLTRSDGSVYDDILNVTWLTDLSFHRENISSTGWEPNDPSYLWTGKDGYITNYQDVDEWVEELEYVGSLDWRLPESSELLSLFNDSLKVSAGNIGPFAGLFLNRGYWTYIPKCGEGLNYVVHIADGEQARKEEVNYCTYNDEGVTGVIILADGDISSVAVPETSTLTLFAVLILALGINTKYQRRQSQ comes from the coding sequence ATGAAAAGCCAGACGATCAAGCCTAAGCTTTTATCTCTCACTCTAATGTTCTCAATTATTCTGGCGTCTTTCTCATCTTACGCCGCACTTTTGACTCGCTCCGATGGATCGGTTTACGATGACATTCTCAACGTCACATGGTTAACTGACCTAAGTTTTCATAGAGAGAACATTTCCTCCACGGGATGGGAGCCTAACGATCCATCATATTTATGGACAGGAAAAGATGGTTATATTACAAATTATCAAGATGTAGATGAATGGGTCGAAGAACTTGAATACGTAGGTTCCTTAGATTGGAGGTTACCTGAATCTAGCGAGCTGTTAAGCCTGTTCAACGATAGTTTGAAAGTTAGTGCGGGTAATATAGGCCCATTTGCAGGTTTATTTTTAAATCGCGGTTATTGGACATATATTCCTAAATGCGGTGAGGGTTTGAATTATGTTGTTCATATTGCTGATGGCGAACAAGCCAGAAAAGAAGAGGTAAATTACTGTACTTACAATGATGAAGGCGTTACCGGCGTAATTATTTTAGCTGATGGTGATATTAGTAGTGTAGCAGTTCCAGAAACGTCAACACTTACATTGTTTGCAGTACTGATCCTGGCTTTAGGTATAAACACTAAGTACCAACGGAGACAGTCGCAGTAA